One Thermodesulfobacteriota bacterium genomic window, TTCGGGGACCGGTGCGGAAAGCACGCCGACGCGAAAGCGTCCGCCGCGTCCCGCTTGACAGGCGACCCCGGCGGCGTGGAATAATTTTCCATGGCGTACCGTCAACCCGAGTGACTGCCCGAACCGGTTGCCCGACGGAGGGTGACATGGAACAAGGCCAGAACCACCGGACCGGTTGATATCTCCCCCGACACCCCGATGCCCCAACACCCGATGTCCTCACAGAAGAAACCCGTTCCGCTCCGCTCGCTGCTGACCCGGCTGATCTGGGTCTGCATGCTGCCGCTCCTGCTCCTGGCCGCCGGTTTCACATACGCGCACGTCCGGACCCTGCAATCGCGCTTCGATCGGGAAATCTCGCACCAGGCGCAGAACGCCGCGAACCGGATCGATTTGTTCCTCCAGACGCGCATCTCCGCGTTGCAGGTCCTGGCGGAGTCGCCGATGGCGGTCGACCCGGGGCTATGGAAGGATTTCCACGCGCGGGCCAAGGGGTTCCAGGAGAGCTTCGGCAGCCGCGTCATCCTGGCCGACCCGGATATGCGGATGCGGCTGAACAGCGGCGTCCCCTTCGGGATCCCCCTTCCGGCGCTGCCGCGTCCGCGGGGACATTCTGCCGCGCAGGATGTCCTCGAGACGGGGAAGCCTTCGGTCGGAGACTCGTTCATCGGACCGTTCGCCAAGGAACCGCTGTTCGCGGTTGCGGTGCCTGTCCTGGTCGAAGAGCGGCCGCGGCACATCCTGCTTACCGCCGTCGCCGCGCGTTCGCTTCAGAAGCAGATCGAGGGGATCTCCCTGCCTGCGGGATGGATGCTGACGATTCTCGACGGGAGCGGAGAGACGCTGGCTCGCCGCGCGTCCCCGGACGGGAAAAACGCTCTGCCCGACTGGGGTTCCTGGAAACGCCGCTCGGCACGGTGCTCCGCGTCGCGCTGGTCCGTGGTGGTGGAGGTCCCTCCCGCGGCATACCACAGCCCGATCCTTTCCGCCGCCGCGGCGTTCGCCCTCGCGATCCTCGGGTTCACGCTCGCCGGCGTCCTGGGCGGCCGCTGGATGGGCCGGAAGCTGACCCACCCGGTGGAGTCGCTGGTGATCTCCTCCCTTTCCCGCGACACCGCGCCGGCCGTCGCCGAAGTCGAGGCAGTCCGCACACTTCTCGACGACGCGTCGGCCGCGCGGGCGACGGCGGAGTCGACCCTCCTGGAAAGCGAGCACCGGTACCGGGGGCTTTCCCAGGAGTTCCACGGTCTGCTCGACGCCATTCCCGACCACCTGATGCTCCTGGACCGGGAGCTGAGGATCCGGTGGGCCAACCGGGCCTGCGCGGAAAACTTCGGCGGGACGGCCGATGCGCTTCCCGGCCGGTATTGCTATACGGTGATCCACAATAGGACGGGGCCGTGCAGCACATGCCCGGTCCTGCAAACCTTCGCGTCGGGGAAACCGGTGAACACCGTCGTCAGGATGGGGAAAAACCGCACCTGGGACGTCCGGACGGTTCCCCTGCCCGGCGACGAAGGGAGGATCGAGCGCGTCATCACGGTGCTGCGGGATATCACGGAGCACGAGAAGCTCGAAGCGAAGTATCTCCAGTCCCAGAAGATGGAATCCATCGGGACGCTCGCCGGCGGGATCGCCCACGACTTCAACAACATCCTGTCGGCGATCATAGGGTACGGGCACCTGGCGCTGGGAGACATGCCGTCGGGCGATCCGGGACGGGCGAACCTCGAATCCCTGCTCGAGGCGGCGGACCGGGCGACGCACCTCACGAAGGACCTGCTGCTGTTCAGCCGCAAGCAGGCCGGAAAGCGTGAGCCCGTCGACCTGTATGCGATCATGCGCAAGGTGGAGAATTTCCTGCGGCGAGTCATCGGCGAGGACATCGAGTGCAGTGTGTCGCCGGGAGGCCCGGAGCCGCTGACCGTCCTCGCCGACGCCCACCAGATCGAGCAGGTGCTGATGAACCTCGCCACGAACGCCCGCGACGCGATGCCGCGCGGCGGGGCGTTCTCCGTGGCGGCGGAGCCGGTCCGCCTGGACGACGGGTTCGTCTCCGCGCACGGATTCGGCAAAGCGGGCGAATACGCGCTGCTGACCGTGTCGGACACCGGCGGCGGGATGGACGAGGAAACCCGCAAGAGGATCTTCGAGCCCTTCTTTACGACGAAGGAGGTCGGCAAGGGGACGGGTCTCGGGTTGTCCGTGGTGTACGGCATCGTCGAGCAGCACGAGGGGTTCGTCGACGTGTACAGCGAGCCCGGCCGCGGAACCACGTTCAAGATCTATCTCCCGGTCGACCGCGCCGCGCTCCGGGCGGAAGCCGCG contains:
- a CDS encoding ATP-binding protein is translated as MSSQKKPVPLRSLLTRLIWVCMLPLLLLAAGFTYAHVRTLQSRFDREISHQAQNAANRIDLFLQTRISALQVLAESPMAVDPGLWKDFHARAKGFQESFGSRVILADPDMRMRLNSGVPFGIPLPALPRPRGHSAAQDVLETGKPSVGDSFIGPFAKEPLFAVAVPVLVEERPRHILLTAVAARSLQKQIEGISLPAGWMLTILDGSGETLARRASPDGKNALPDWGSWKRRSARCSASRWSVVVEVPPAAYHSPILSAAAAFALAILGFTLAGVLGGRWMGRKLTHPVESLVISSLSRDTAPAVAEVEAVRTLLDDASAARATAESTLLESEHRYRGLSQEFHGLLDAIPDHLMLLDRELRIRWANRACAENFGGTADALPGRYCYTVIHNRTGPCSTCPVLQTFASGKPVNTVVRMGKNRTWDVRTVPLPGDEGRIERVITVLRDITEHEKLEAKYLQSQKMESIGTLAGGIAHDFNNILSAIIGYGHLALGDMPSGDPGRANLESLLEAADRATHLTKDLLLFSRKQAGKREPVDLYAIMRKVENFLRRVIGEDIECSVSPGGPEPLTVLADAHQIEQVLMNLATNARDAMPRGGAFSVAAEPVRLDDGFVSAHGFGKAGEYALLTVSDTGGGMDEETRKRIFEPFFTTKEVGKGTGLGLSVVYGIVEQHEGFVDVYSEPGRGTTFKIYLPVDRAALRAEAAAPRQDKPRGGSETILVAEDDETLRQLACRYLGSAGYTVILAVDGEDAVRKFREHRDSIRLLLFDMIMPKMNGREALDEIRKERPDVKAVFSSGYAPDLLERKAGLESDVELLMKPYAPDEILRKVREVLDGRKLTGTPRPPR